One window of Halopelagius longus genomic DNA carries:
- a CDS encoding PhzF family phenazine biosynthesis protein, translating to MQTRRTLLVDAFADEPLSGNAAGVVPEGSDLTESQMRAVARELAVSETAFLLPSGTADRRLRYFSPTQEVDLCGHATIAAHAHLFEEGVLDAGDHTVETNVGVLDIEIESDGTVWMTQDAPRVEPVEIEYDRLGAALGIDPEALRDIGQDASVAVASTGLPFLVVPVNFLEHLGNADPDFAAVEELAAEYDAAGVYAFTFDVLDSDATIHARAFAPGIGVPEDPATGTAAGACGAYLRHVSAFDETPEEMVFEQGHFVDRPGRICVRAGERIRVGGRGVTALDGTLTVPPSDDDDIVVA from the coding sequence ATGCAGACGCGTCGAACCCTCCTCGTGGACGCCTTCGCCGACGAACCGCTATCGGGCAACGCCGCCGGCGTCGTCCCCGAGGGGTCGGACCTGACAGAGTCGCAGATGCGCGCCGTCGCCCGCGAACTCGCGGTAAGCGAGACGGCGTTTCTCCTCCCCTCGGGGACGGCGGACCGCCGCCTCCGTTACTTCTCGCCGACGCAGGAGGTGGACCTCTGTGGGCACGCTACCATCGCGGCCCACGCCCACCTGTTCGAGGAGGGGGTCCTCGACGCCGGCGACCACACCGTCGAGACGAACGTCGGCGTCCTCGATATCGAAATCGAGTCGGACGGCACCGTCTGGATGACGCAGGACGCCCCCCGCGTCGAACCGGTCGAAATCGAGTACGACCGCCTCGGCGCGGCCCTCGGCATCGACCCCGAGGCCCTGCGCGACATCGGACAGGACGCGTCCGTCGCCGTCGCCTCGACGGGGCTTCCCTTCCTCGTCGTCCCGGTGAACTTCCTCGAACACCTCGGCAACGCCGACCCGGACTTCGCCGCCGTCGAGGAACTGGCCGCCGAGTACGACGCCGCGGGCGTCTACGCGTTCACCTTCGACGTCCTCGATAGCGACGCCACGATTCACGCCCGCGCGTTCGCGCCCGGCATCGGCGTCCCCGAGGACCCGGCCACCGGCACCGCCGCGGGTGCCTGCGGGGCTTACCTCCGGCACGTCTCCGCGTTCGACGAGACGCCCGAGGAGATGGTCTTCGAACAGGGCCACTTCGTCGATAGGCCGGGCCGAATCTGCGTCCGTGCGGGCGAACGGATTCGCGTCGGCGGGCGGGGGGTCACCGCCCTCGACGGAACTCTCACCGTCCCGCCGTCGGACGACGACGACATCGTGGTCGCTTGA
- a CDS encoding DUF7563 family protein, whose translation MYTCNNCDEFVTRDFVRVFGDEDGRVFGCPSCATTADLHAGAASSPAPSAGPPSP comes from the coding sequence ATGTACACCTGCAACAACTGCGACGAGTTCGTGACCCGCGACTTCGTGAGAGTGTTCGGCGACGAGGACGGGCGCGTGTTCGGTTGTCCCTCGTGTGCGACCACCGCCGACCTGCACGCGGGGGCGGCGTCCAGTCCGGCCCCCTCGGCCGGGCCGCCCTCGCCGTAG
- a CDS encoding phosphoribosyltransferase gives MGDLPDEFNCTITNWEYIYGLCRDVSTAVKASEFEPDVIVALARGGWFAGRCICDFLGMDDLTSLKMEHYVGTAQKSGEPEVRYPMPEGSVEGKDVLIIDDIADTGGSIHHAYEYVTDRNAGEVRTATLQLLQTSEFEPDFVGERLEEWAWVVYPWNFIEDMIDLVSGVMEKADEETFEVDDVRHYLSEYHNVDRIEMEIAQPNRMGEVMSEMERRGYVEATNGGAWRLLEDDS, from the coding sequence ATGGGCGACCTCCCCGACGAGTTTAACTGCACTATCACGAACTGGGAGTACATCTACGGCCTCTGTCGGGACGTGAGCACCGCCGTGAAGGCGTCCGAGTTCGAACCGGACGTCATCGTGGCGTTGGCGCGCGGCGGGTGGTTCGCGGGGCGGTGCATCTGCGACTTCCTCGGGATGGACGACCTGACGAGCCTGAAGATGGAACACTACGTCGGGACGGCCCAGAAGTCGGGCGAACCCGAAGTCCGCTACCCGATGCCGGAGGGCAGCGTCGAGGGCAAAGACGTGCTCATCATCGACGACATCGCCGACACCGGCGGGTCCATCCACCACGCCTACGAGTACGTGACCGACCGCAACGCGGGCGAGGTTCGGACCGCGACGCTGCAACTGCTTCAGACCAGCGAGTTCGAACCCGACTTCGTCGGCGAACGCCTCGAAGAGTGGGCGTGGGTCGTCTACCCGTGGAACTTCATCGAGGACATGATAGACCTCGTCTCCGGCGTCATGGAGAAGGCCGACGAGGAGACGTTCGAAGTCGACGACGTCCGCCACTACCTCTCGGAGTACCACAACGTGGACCGAATCGAGATGGAGATCGCCCAACCGAACCGGATGGGCGAAGTGATGAGCGAGATGGAACGCCGCGGGTACGTCGAGGCGACGAACGGCGGCGCGTGGCGACTCCTCGAAGACGACTCCTGA
- a CDS encoding HD domain-containing protein: MSPTDRDVDALLETYDLKDERRTGWQLRGVSDPESVAAHSWGVAYLCLCFADRAEDVDPDRAVRLAVLHDTAEARTGDEATRADPDAETPDPEEKERRERAAIADLLAPFSDDLRDAWEEYEARETETARFVKDMDLLDMCLQAVVYERQGRYDPDADNPNFEAYDRLDEFFATAEPRVRTSVGRELFETVRARYEDAKADRDERS; the protein is encoded by the coding sequence GTGTCTCCGACGGACCGCGACGTAGACGCCCTCCTCGAAACGTACGACCTGAAGGACGAACGCCGCACCGGGTGGCAACTCCGCGGCGTCTCCGACCCGGAGTCCGTCGCCGCCCACTCGTGGGGCGTCGCCTACCTCTGTCTCTGCTTCGCCGACCGCGCCGAGGACGTGGACCCCGACAGAGCGGTGCGTCTGGCCGTCCTCCACGATACGGCGGAGGCCCGCACCGGCGACGAGGCGACGCGCGCGGACCCCGACGCCGAGACGCCGGACCCCGAGGAGAAGGAACGCCGCGAACGCGCCGCGATAGCGGACCTCCTCGCGCCTTTCTCGGACGACCTCCGCGACGCGTGGGAGGAGTACGAGGCGCGGGAGACGGAGACGGCCCGGTTCGTCAAGGACATGGACCTACTGGACATGTGCCTGCAGGCGGTCGTCTACGAGAGGCAGGGGCGGTACGACCCCGACGCCGACAACCCGAACTTCGAGGCGTACGACCGGTTAGACGAGTTCTTCGCCACCGCGGAACCGCGAGTGCGGACGTCCGTCGGGCGCGAACTGTTCGAGACGGTCCGCGCGCGGTACGAGGACGCGAAAGCCGACCGGGACGAGCGGTCCTGA
- a CDS encoding AEC family transporter: MALLSIFATAILPIVTVGAVGFVLGRATGVETDSLNTVVVYVLAPALVFHSLATTSLARSTLVEVVVAVTAYHLVMILLAEGAGRLFGERDPLLSALVLVAAFPNSGNYGIPVSNFAFGSTGRSTAVLFLSVQSVLIYTLGVYIASRGGGDSGLEGVKRVFTIPLVYAVVAALLARWAGVVPPAGSTAMETLKLVGDSSIPLMLLILGVQLSKTDVGSTLSEVGVVTVLKMAAAPAVGVAVALVVGFADPDVGRTFVLECAMPAAVTPLILVGEFAEGDVSGVPVAEFVSTAVFVTTLVSVPTLTLTIALLESGIVL, translated from the coding sequence GTGGCGCTGCTCTCTATCTTCGCGACGGCGATTCTCCCCATCGTCACCGTGGGCGCGGTCGGATTCGTCCTCGGGCGCGCGACGGGCGTCGAGACGGACTCGCTGAACACCGTCGTCGTCTACGTCCTCGCGCCGGCGCTCGTCTTCCACAGTCTCGCCACCACCTCCCTCGCGCGTTCGACGTTGGTCGAAGTCGTCGTCGCGGTGACCGCCTACCACCTCGTGATGATTCTGCTCGCGGAGGGTGCGGGCCGCCTGTTCGGCGAACGCGACCCGCTTTTGAGCGCACTCGTCCTCGTCGCGGCGTTCCCCAACTCCGGCAACTACGGCATCCCCGTCTCGAACTTCGCGTTCGGGAGCACCGGGCGTTCGACGGCGGTGCTGTTTCTCTCGGTACAGAGCGTCCTCATCTACACGCTCGGCGTCTACATCGCCTCCCGCGGCGGCGGCGACTCCGGCCTCGAAGGCGTCAAGCGGGTGTTCACGATTCCGCTGGTGTACGCCGTCGTCGCCGCCTTGCTGGCGCGGTGGGCGGGCGTCGTCCCCCCGGCGGGGTCGACGGCGATGGAGACGCTGAAACTCGTCGGCGACTCCTCGATTCCGCTGATGCTTCTCATCCTCGGCGTCCAACTGTCGAAGACGGACGTGGGCTCTACGCTCTCGGAGGTGGGCGTCGTGACGGTGCTGAAGATGGCCGCCGCCCCGGCGGTGGGCGTCGCAGTCGCCCTCGTCGTCGGGTTCGCCGACCCCGACGTCGGCCGGACGTTCGTCTTGGAGTGCGCCATGCCCGCCGCCGTGACGCCTCTCATCCTCGTCGGCGAGTTCGCGGAGGGCGACGTCTCCGGCGTCCCCGTCGCGGAGTTCGTCTCCACCGCCGTCTTCGTGACGACGCTGGTCAGCGTTCCGACGCTGACGCTCACCATCGCGCTCCTCGAATCGGGCATCGTCCTGTAG
- the mtnP gene encoding S-methyl-5'-thioadenosine phosphorylase — translation MTIGFIGGSGIYEALPLQETREIDVETPYGDPSAPAVVGEFGDTGREIVFLPRHGPDHQHSPTTLPYRANVYALKKLGVTHVIASNAVGSLREDLPPQTLVIPDQIYDRTKHRDLTFFDEGVVVHQPFAEPYCPELADVIADAAEDAADADVVRGGTYVCIEGPQYSTRAESEFYRQQGWDVVGMTTIPEAKLAREAEMSYATVTGVTDYDVWKEESEVTLEEVLENAAENETAIKETVEAAIRALPEDHECDCHSSLEGTINTPDDAIPEETKAELDPLIGEYVE, via the coding sequence ATGACCATCGGATTCATCGGCGGCAGCGGTATCTACGAGGCCCTGCCCCTGCAGGAGACGCGCGAAATCGACGTCGAGACGCCGTACGGCGACCCCTCCGCGCCCGCCGTCGTCGGCGAGTTCGGCGACACCGGGCGCGAAATCGTCTTCCTCCCGCGGCACGGCCCGGACCACCAGCACTCGCCGACGACGCTCCCGTACCGCGCGAACGTCTACGCCCTGAAGAAACTGGGCGTGACGCACGTCATCGCGAGCAACGCCGTCGGCAGTCTCCGCGAGGACCTGCCGCCGCAGACCCTCGTGATTCCGGACCAGATTTACGACCGGACGAAGCACCGCGACCTGACGTTCTTCGACGAGGGCGTCGTCGTCCACCAACCGTTCGCGGAACCGTACTGCCCCGAACTCGCCGACGTGATAGCCGACGCCGCCGAGGACGCCGCGGACGCCGACGTGGTGCGCGGCGGGACGTACGTCTGCATCGAGGGGCCGCAGTACTCCACGCGCGCCGAGAGCGAGTTCTACCGCCAGCAGGGGTGGGACGTCGTCGGCATGACCACCATCCCGGAGGCGAAACTCGCCCGCGAGGCGGAGATGTCCTACGCGACGGTGACGGGCGTCACCGACTACGACGTCTGGAAGGAAGAGTCGGAGGTCACCCTCGAAGAGGTGTTGGAGAACGCCGCCGAAAACGAGACGGCCATCAAGGAGACGGTGGAGGCGGCCATCCGCGCCCTCCCCGAGGACCACGAGTGCGACTGCCACTCCTCGCTCGAAGGGACGATAAACACCCCCGACGACGCCATCCCCGAGGAGACGAAGGCGGAGTTAGACCCCCTCATCGGCGAGTACGTCGAGTAA
- a CDS encoding ABC transporter substrate-binding protein, with protein sequence MTDAPTRRTYLRRTAALAGAGLVAGCTGEGTGDSTDAPETDGGDAATGTSESTTGKGGASHSASMKPMGTVEFDGVPERVFTVFPQYADMAVALGHGEKVNSVYVPEMSGTTMNHYYHHLDGVSFEWEGLSDPLSEGLRKELLFELDSDVHLTDPAWASTQDNWDSADVEEVASQIGPWFGNFFSGTHAAPPEGYDYEYYTLWDLFGNVADVFQERERYEALASVHEELVSTIEESLPPKEERPTAVRVTLAAESDSFYTYHLNKPGYWLADTRPLGANDAFAEKDWGSLWGTVDYETMLEADPDVILHLWGMTPNYNMEDTLASLRDHPVGSQLTAVQNDRVYPAGMRYQGPIMNLFQIEMGAKQLYPDIFGEWPGYTNGEPYPDVPEGERLFDRQRVADIVNGDF encoded by the coding sequence ATGACGGACGCGCCTACGCGACGGACGTACCTTCGACGAACCGCCGCACTCGCCGGTGCCGGCCTGGTGGCCGGGTGTACGGGCGAGGGAACCGGCGATTCGACCGACGCGCCCGAGACGGACGGGGGCGACGCGGCGACGGGGACGAGCGAATCGACCACCGGGAAAGGCGGAGCGTCGCACTCGGCGTCGATGAAGCCGATGGGGACCGTCGAGTTCGACGGCGTCCCCGAACGCGTCTTCACCGTCTTCCCGCAGTACGCCGACATGGCGGTCGCTCTCGGACACGGGGAGAAGGTCAACTCGGTGTACGTCCCGGAGATGTCCGGGACGACGATGAACCACTACTACCACCACTTAGACGGCGTCTCCTTCGAGTGGGAGGGGCTGTCGGACCCCCTGAGCGAGGGCCTCCGCAAGGAACTGCTCTTCGAACTCGACAGCGACGTCCACCTCACGGACCCGGCGTGGGCGTCGACGCAGGACAACTGGGACTCCGCCGACGTGGAGGAGGTGGCCTCCCAAATCGGCCCGTGGTTCGGTAACTTCTTCAGCGGGACGCACGCGGCCCCGCCCGAGGGGTACGACTACGAGTACTACACGCTCTGGGACCTGTTCGGCAACGTCGCCGACGTGTTTCAGGAGCGAGAGAGGTACGAGGCGCTGGCGTCCGTCCACGAGGAACTCGTCTCCACCATCGAGGAGTCGCTTCCCCCGAAGGAGGAGCGTCCGACGGCGGTCCGCGTCACTCTCGCGGCCGAGAGCGACTCGTTCTACACGTACCACCTCAACAAGCCGGGCTACTGGCTGGCCGACACCCGCCCCCTCGGCGCGAACGACGCGTTCGCGGAGAAAGACTGGGGGAGCCTCTGGGGGACGGTGGACTACGAGACGATGCTGGAGGCCGACCCCGACGTCATCCTCCACCTGTGGGGGATGACGCCCAACTACAACATGGAGGACACGCTGGCGTCGCTTCGGGACCACCCCGTCGGCAGCCAACTGACCGCCGTGCAGAACGACCGGGTGTACCCCGCGGGGATGCGCTATCAGGGCCCCATCATGAACCTGTTCCAGATAGAGATGGGCGCGAAGCAACTGTACCCCGATATCTTCGGCGAGTGGCCGGGCTACACGAACGGCGAACCGTACCCGGACGTGCCCGAAGGCGAACGGCTGTTCGACCGACAACGCGTCGCCGACATCGTCAACGGCGACTTCTAA
- a CDS encoding segregation/condensation protein A, protein MTDPRDEVMPEGVDAPDEDAEEVEPVELLVQLAEEGEIDPWDIDVVDVTDAFLDRLDSTDLRTSGRALFYAAVLLRMKSDALLEPDEEPEEELEPWEAALEGPDGAMAGGDEGNAPGFDPVDALEEEMDRRLDRKHARGSPETLDELVRELRDAERGSWWKRRREYDTSDSPRGYQRGTQTLDYRSADDFRDEDEPSAADVTDTAHTEDIESSIAQVESVLREQYDNGRAEVLYREIRTATETPVTTYLSLLFLSHRGTVRLQQDDLFGDLWVQDPDAIEDEDAADGGDEDEDEAVEAIAD, encoded by the coding sequence ATGACTGACCCGCGCGACGAAGTGATGCCGGAGGGCGTCGACGCCCCCGACGAGGACGCGGAGGAGGTCGAACCGGTCGAACTGCTGGTCCAACTCGCGGAAGAGGGCGAGATAGACCCGTGGGACATTGACGTGGTGGACGTGACGGACGCGTTCCTCGACCGACTGGACTCGACTGACCTCCGCACCTCCGGGCGGGCGTTGTTCTACGCCGCGGTCCTCCTGCGGATGAAGAGCGACGCCTTGCTCGAACCGGACGAGGAACCCGAGGAGGAACTCGAACCGTGGGAGGCCGCCTTGGAGGGCCCCGACGGCGCGATGGCCGGCGGCGACGAGGGAAACGCCCCCGGATTCGACCCGGTGGACGCCTTAGAGGAGGAGATGGACCGCCGCCTCGACCGGAAGCACGCCCGCGGGTCGCCGGAGACGCTTGACGAACTCGTCCGCGAACTCCGCGACGCGGAACGCGGGTCGTGGTGGAAGCGCCGCCGGGAGTACGACACCTCCGACTCCCCCCGGGGATACCAGCGCGGCACGCAGACGCTCGATTACCGGAGCGCCGACGACTTCCGCGACGAGGACGAACCGTCGGCGGCGGACGTCACGGACACCGCCCACACCGAGGACATCGAGTCCTCGATAGCGCAGGTGGAGTCGGTGCTCAGAGAGCAGTACGACAACGGACGCGCGGAGGTGCTCTACCGTGAGATTCGGACGGCCACGGAGACGCCCGTGACGACGTACCTCTCGCTTCTGTTCCTCTCGCACCGCGGAACCGTGCGCCTCCAACAGGACGACCTGTTCGGCGACCTGTGGGTGCAGGACCCCGACGCTATCGAGGACGAAGACGCCGCGGACGGCGGCGACGAGGACGAAGACGAGGCGGTCGAAGCGATAGCGGACTGA
- the smc gene encoding chromosome segregation protein SMC → MHIKELVLDGFKSFGRKTRIPFYEDFTVVTGPNGSGKSNIIDGVLFALGLARTRGIRAEKLTDLIYNPGHADESDGESSGPREASVTVVLDNSDGKLDRSQVVNAAGSDNVGDVSEIRVKRRVKETDDNYYSYYYLNGRSCNLSDIQDLLSQAGITPEGYNVVMQGDVTEIINMTPYQRRGIIDEIAGVAEFDAKKEDAFEELEAVEERIDEADLRIEEKETRLDQLEDERETALEYKSLRDEREEYEGYLKAAELEDKRADLERTKKRAEKKETDLEDLREELDQRQGRVTRLEEELDDLTREIERKGEDEQLRIKSEIEEVKGEITRLETAIENAEERIEDAENERRKAFVELDRKQEKIDDLEGDIRSVKVEKASVKSDVQSKETELAEVKAEIASVDTEFDELKAELEDRKERLEELKTAKNDLQREKDRLLDDTRRRSNEITETQEKVEEAKERLPDLKATLSDLHSELDKAEKNREKIRGVVEDLKEERADVKDELSEVADELQRKQSQYAELETKAGRDGDNSWPRSVTTILNAGLSGVHGTVGQLGSVTGEYATACETAAGGRLAHVVVDDDGVGSSCIDYLKSRNAGRATFLPITKMDDRGLPNKPNDPGVVGFARNLVEYDAEYEPVFSYVLGSTLVVEDMETARQFMGDYRMVTLDGDLVERSGAMTGGSGGGSRYSFSKSGKGRLERLAEEISSLEDDRQALQDELRDVENDIDDAREKLADANDRVRSVEADIERAESEVEEAESEIESLEERLEELREERESVDEEMRELDEEIDEREAEMEEVEAEIDDLEAELADSKIPELTSQADEIRADISDLEDRMDELDGRLNELQLEKDYAEDAVEDLNETVEAAQEKKADAREVIAEKESEIDEQESILEEKREAVEELEEELAELKEDRRELQGELREAKSERDEQKEKVERVESALENLRESAERLEWEIDELAAEVGEYDPEEIPDHDEVESNIERLTEKMEALEPVNMLAIDEYDDVKSDLEDLQERRDVLVEERDAIAERIDRFESQKKATFMEAFDAINENFTEIFERLSDGTGELHLENPEDPFEDGLTMKAQPGDKPIQRLNAMSGGEKSLTALAFIFAIQRHNPAPFYALDEVDAFLDAANAERVGQMVDDLAGRAQFVVVSHRSALLERSERAIGVTMQGDNVSAVTGIQLGDGDDVEGPDDDGDGGEGDSGDGGDGGDGPDAEQEVPADD, encoded by the coding sequence ATGCATATCAAAGAGCTCGTCCTTGACGGTTTCAAGAGTTTCGGGCGGAAGACCCGAATCCCGTTCTACGAGGACTTCACGGTAGTCACCGGTCCGAACGGCTCCGGCAAGTCGAACATCATTGACGGCGTTCTGTTCGCCCTCGGCCTCGCGCGGACGCGGGGAATCAGGGCCGAAAAACTGACCGACCTCATCTACAACCCCGGTCACGCGGACGAGAGCGACGGCGAGTCGTCGGGCCCCAGAGAGGCGAGCGTCACCGTCGTCCTCGACAACTCCGACGGCAAACTCGACCGCTCGCAGGTGGTCAACGCCGCCGGAAGCGACAACGTCGGCGACGTCTCCGAGATACGCGTCAAGCGGCGCGTCAAGGAGACGGACGACAACTACTACTCGTACTACTACCTCAACGGTCGCTCCTGTAACCTCTCGGACATCCAAGACCTCCTCTCGCAGGCGGGCATCACCCCGGAGGGGTACAACGTCGTCATGCAGGGCGACGTGACCGAGATTATCAACATGACCCCCTACCAGCGGCGGGGCATCATCGACGAAATCGCGGGCGTCGCCGAGTTCGACGCGAAGAAGGAGGACGCCTTCGAGGAGTTGGAGGCGGTCGAAGAGCGAATCGACGAGGCCGACCTCCGAATCGAGGAGAAGGAGACGCGCCTCGACCAACTCGAAGACGAACGCGAGACGGCGTTGGAGTACAAGTCGCTCCGCGACGAGAGAGAGGAGTACGAAGGCTACCTGAAGGCCGCCGAACTCGAAGACAAGCGCGCCGACCTCGAACGGACGAAGAAGCGCGCCGAGAAGAAGGAGACGGACCTCGAAGACCTCCGGGAGGAACTCGACCAACGGCAGGGTCGCGTCACCCGTCTGGAGGAGGAACTCGACGACCTCACTCGGGAGATAGAGCGGAAGGGCGAAGACGAACAGCTCCGCATCAAATCCGAGATAGAGGAGGTCAAAGGCGAGATAACTCGCCTCGAAACGGCAATCGAGAACGCCGAGGAGCGCATCGAGGACGCCGAGAACGAGCGTCGCAAGGCGTTCGTCGAACTCGACCGCAAACAGGAGAAGATAGACGACCTCGAAGGCGACATCCGGTCGGTCAAAGTCGAGAAGGCCTCGGTCAAATCCGACGTACAGTCGAAGGAGACGGAACTGGCCGAGGTGAAAGCCGAGATTGCGAGCGTCGACACCGAGTTCGACGAACTCAAGGCGGAACTCGAAGACCGCAAGGAGCGACTGGAGGAGCTGAAGACGGCGAAGAACGACCTCCAACGCGAGAAGGACCGACTGCTCGACGACACGCGCCGCCGCTCCAACGAGATAACCGAGACCCAAGAGAAGGTCGAGGAGGCCAAAGAGCGGCTGCCGGACCTGAAGGCGACGCTCTCGGACCTCCACTCGGAGCTCGACAAGGCCGAGAAGAACCGCGAGAAGATTCGCGGCGTCGTCGAGGACCTCAAAGAGGAACGGGCGGACGTCAAAGACGAACTCAGCGAGGTGGCCGACGAACTGCAACGCAAGCAGTCGCAGTACGCCGAACTGGAGACGAAGGCCGGGCGCGACGGCGACAACTCGTGGCCGCGGTCGGTGACGACGATACTGAACGCCGGTCTCTCCGGCGTCCACGGCACCGTCGGCCAGCTCGGCTCCGTCACCGGGGAGTACGCCACGGCCTGCGAGACGGCCGCGGGCGGCCGACTCGCGCACGTCGTCGTCGACGACGACGGCGTCGGGTCCTCGTGTATCGACTACCTCAAGTCCCGAAACGCCGGTCGCGCGACGTTCCTGCCCATCACGAAGATGGACGACCGGGGCCTCCCGAACAAGCCGAACGACCCCGGCGTCGTGGGCTTCGCGCGCAACCTCGTGGAGTACGACGCGGAGTACGAACCCGTCTTCTCGTACGTCCTCGGGTCGACGCTGGTCGTCGAGGACATGGAGACGGCGCGGCAGTTCATGGGCGATTACCGCATGGTGACCCTCGACGGCGACTTGGTCGAGCGGTCCGGCGCGATGACCGGCGGGTCCGGCGGCGGGTCGCGCTACTCCTTCTCGAAGTCCGGGAAGGGCCGCCTCGAACGCCTCGCCGAGGAGATTTCCTCGCTGGAGGACGACCGGCAGGCGCTCCAAGACGAACTCCGCGACGTGGAGAACGACATCGACGACGCCCGCGAGAAGCTGGCCGACGCGAACGACCGGGTTCGCTCGGTCGAAGCCGACATCGAACGGGCCGAATCCGAAGTCGAGGAGGCCGAATCCGAAATCGAGAGCCTCGAAGAGAGGCTCGAAGAGCTCCGCGAGGAACGCGAGTCCGTAGACGAGGAGATGCGGGAGCTCGACGAGGAGATAGACGAACGCGAGGCGGAGATGGAGGAGGTCGAAGCCGAGATAGACGACCTCGAAGCCGAACTCGCCGACTCGAAGATTCCGGAGCTCACCTCGCAGGCCGACGAGATTCGCGCCGACATCTCCGACCTCGAAGACCGGATGGACGAGCTGGACGGCCGCCTGAACGAGCTCCAACTGGAGAAGGACTACGCCGAAGACGCCGTCGAGGACCTCAACGAGACGGTCGAGGCGGCCCAAGAGAAGAAGGCCGACGCCCGGGAGGTCATCGCGGAGAAGGAGTCCGAAATCGACGAACAGGAGTCGATCCTCGAAGAGAAGCGCGAAGCGGTCGAAGAACTCGAAGAGGAACTGGCCGAACTGAAGGAGGACCGCCGCGAACTGCAGGGCGAGCTCCGCGAGGCCAAATCCGAACGCGACGAGCAGAAGGAGAAGGTCGAGCGCGTCGAATCCGCCCTCGAGAACCTGCGCGAGAGCGCCGAGCGTCTGGAGTGGGAGATAGACGAACTCGCGGCGGAAGTCGGCGAGTACGATCCCGAGGAGATTCCCGACCACGACGAGGTGGAGTCGAACATCGAGCGTCTGACCGAGAAGATGGAGGCGCTGGAACCGGTGAACATGCTCGCCATCGACGAGTACGACGACGTGAAGTCGGACCTCGAAGACCTGCAGGAACGCCGCGACGTGCTGGTCGAGGAGCGAGACGCCATCGCAGAGCGCATCGACCGCTTCGAGTCCCAGAAGAAGGCGACGTTCATGGAGGCGTTCGACGCCATCAACGAGAACTTCACCGAGATATTCGAACGGCTCTCCGACGGGACGGGCGAACTCCACCTCGAAAACCCCGAGGACCCCTTCGAGGACGGCCTGACGATGAAGGCGCAACCGGGCGACAAGCCCATCCAGCGCCTCAACGCCATGTCCGGCGGCGAGAAGTCCCTGACCGCCTTGGCCTTCATCTTCGCCATCCAGCGGCACAATCCCGCGCCGTTCTACGCGCTGGACGAGGTAGACGCGTTCCTCGACGCCGCAAACGCCGAACGAGTCGGCCAGATGGTCGACGACTTGGCCGGTCGAGCGCAGTTCGTCGTCGTCTCGCACCGCTCTGCGCTGTTGGAACGCTCCGAACGCGCCATCGGCGTGACGATGCAGGGCGACAACGTCAGCGCGGTCACCGGCATCCAACTCGGAGACGGCGACGACGTGGAGGGTCCGGACGACGACGGCGACGGCGGTGAGGGCGACAGCGGTGACGGCGGCGACGGCGGCGACGGACCCGACGCCGAACAGGAGGTCCCGGCGGATGACTGA
- a CDS encoding DUF7518 family protein: MSNRVEELESKVAELQAAVNGLTEELVETKERVRLLEDQVEVDLSTGTRPVGHGSPSEGSADPEPAESSQQSQSQPQSQSQSQPQSKANAKPGESPAQTESRSETSDNPGTDADFIDADAEELGVTADADTAADAADDEDKSDEGQSEDEADTTDDSDIIVA, translated from the coding sequence ATGAGTAACAGGGTGGAGGAACTCGAATCTAAGGTTGCGGAACTACAGGCCGCCGTCAACGGCCTGACGGAGGAGTTGGTGGAGACGAAAGAGCGCGTTCGACTGCTCGAGGACCAAGTCGAAGTGGACCTGAGCACGGGCACGCGGCCCGTCGGCCACGGGTCGCCGTCCGAAGGGTCCGCCGACCCCGAACCCGCGGAGTCGAGTCAGCAGTCGCAGTCTCAGCCTCAGTCGCAGTCGCAGTCTCAGCCCCAGTCGAAGGCGAACGCGAAACCGGGCGAGTCGCCCGCCCAGACGGAATCGCGGTCGGAGACGTCGGATAATCCGGGGACCGACGCCGACTTCATCGACGCGGACGCCGAGGAACTCGGCGTCACCGCCGACGCTGACACCGCCGCCGACGCCGCAGACGACGAGGATAAGTCGGACGAGGGCCAGAGTGAAGACGAGGCGGACACCACCGACGATTCGGACATCATCGTCGCGTAA